A genomic window from Chrysoperla carnea chromosome 3, inChrCarn1.1, whole genome shotgun sequence includes:
- the LOC123296654 gene encoding uncharacterized protein LOC123296654 translates to MNIPATSVKIEKTESRDQPYLKTYGGSFSPASPATLDAMQYRNPLSISPGHSMSPAMDHHQNDLMYYNNPYQSPHNPNVMLSPSDSSTPSNSNDGCYNAAQWNMQTGMKSPNDFSNKIPQMNISEAQPNTQQSPMYFTQPNNHWVDYGPNIHNTNDITMKSTDNTGAGTFCDLDSQELRLLKTVGDNLQNLDSTDLANNLHVFDQNQLSETLSNNLTLDNNNRTMDETVENMTDSGIQRTLNEICNLNKMYPEN, encoded by the exons ATGAATATTCCTGCAACGtctgttaaaattgaaaaaaccgaGTCACGAG ATCAACCATATCTTAAAACATATGGTGGAAGTTTTAGTCCAGCATCGCCAGCAACACTTGACGCAATGCAATATCGCAACCCATTATCAATATCTCCAGGTCACTCAATGTCCCCAGCAATGGATCATCATCAAAACGATTTGATGTATTATAATAATCCATATCAATCACCACATAATCCAAACGTGATGCTATCACCAAGTGATTCATCAACGCCATCAAATAGTAACGATGGCTGTTATAACGCTGCACAATGGAATATGCAAACAGGAATGAAAAGTCCAAAtgattttagtaataaaataccTCAAATGAATATTAGTGAAGCACAACCCAACACACAACAATCACCAATGTATTTTACGCAACCAAATAACCATTGGGTCGATTATGGAccaaatatacataatacaaatGATATTACAATGAAAAGTACAGATAATACTGGTGCAGGAACGTTTTGCGATTTGGATAGTCAAGAATTACGATTATTAAAAACTGTTGgtgataatttacaaaatttagattCAACAGATCTTGCAAATAATTTACATGTGTTTGATCAAAATCAATTATCTGAAacactttcaaataatttaacattagataataataatcgtaCTATGGATGAAACTGTTGAAAATATGACTGATAGTGGCATTCAACGAACACTAaatgaaatatgtaatttaaataaaatgtatcccgaaaattaa
- the LOC123296653 gene encoding embryonic polarity protein dorsal-like isoform X3: protein MERDGTGGCDIHLSDVIEVIENNDPSFNKLTEGAGNNLDKNKMSKAYVEIVEQPASKAMRFRYECEGRSAGSIPGQNSTSENKTFPTIRVVGYEGKAVVVVSCVTKDKPYKPHPHNLVGKEGCKKGVCTIEIPTDTMTVTFSNLGIRCVKKRDIESALQTREEIRVDPFRTGFAHRNQASSIDLNAVRLCFQVFLSTDGKSFTCPLPPVVSEPIFDKKAMSDLAIFQLSTDYSSVAGGQKVLLFCEKVTKDDINVRFYEEKNGQMVWEGFADFQPSDVHRQVGIAFTTPKYHSLEVTEPVKVFIQLFRPSDRACSEPLPFFLTPLESGRPSYWSLRRPYTKKGASALNEIFNSILAADKKTANENNLVEIVPNIVDREDEEKPDNLINDPNLNDDSIQIGDQWKSLKEIENEHIIENWNNISDSPLENTEPNNNNEEKSLNDLLNQVAELDEIYSESQARLLDNNPMETDANHNTQNFIKNSNPMDIDNDFDDTNTYSSLQLAFKNPIDMLDKFEENIISAQSPVIEIVSQKRENDSEKLPPLPPKRVKKLETPLLGRPLSQTIYSSSNSITLSTEQAQSILGSSSSLIVRKPVSRSASFNVVRNKPEYLAPQKNLPPTPNKHSSTTTLPNPKKKGFFTKLFSRRGSKEKSVSRTKLNTNNSNLNTPNRGSVASFKSLRDSSTAGNISLSGGHMKTLTPNSKDTPDVIHISLKGPLNSNPDSPSVNDALNEPKTPTSDQLNLDLTEAEHYALYTAVAPHATQSEFDETSCYYAPVEGGKIMS from the exons ATGGAGAGAG ACGGCACAGGCGGCTGTGATATTCATCTAAGCGATGTCA ttgAAGTCATTGAAAATAACGATCCAAGCTTCAATAAATTAACTGAAGGTGCGGGCAATAATctagataaaaacaaaatgtctAAGGCATACGTAGAAATAGTTGAACAACCTGCATCAAAAGCTATGCGATTTCGTTATGAATGTGAAGGACGATCAGCAGGCTCAATACCAGGACAAAATAGTACatcagaaaataaaacatttcccACGATACGAGTTGTAGGATATGAGGGAAAAGCTGTAGTTGTAGTATCATGTGTCACAAAAGATAAACCATACAA accaCATCCTCATAACTTAGTTGGCAAAGAAGGATGTAAAAAAGGCGTATGTACAATTGAAATACCCACAGACACAATGACAGTAACATTTTCAAATCTTGGTATTAGATGTGTTAAAAAACGTGATATTGAATCGGCGTTACAAACACGAGAAGAAATTCGTGTAGATCCATTTCGAA ctGGATTCGCTCATCGAAATCAAGCATCATCAATAGATTTAAATGCTGTTCGATTATGCTTTCAAGTATTTTTAAGTACGGATGGAAAGTCTTTTACGTGTCCTCTACCACCAGTCGTTAGTGAACCTATTTTCGATAAGAAAGCTATGTCAGACTTAGCTATATTTCAGTTAAGTACTGATTATAGTTCGGTAGCTGGTGGACAAAAAGTACTTCTTTTTTGTGAAAAA GTAACAAAAGATGACATTAATGTAcgattttatgaagaaaaaaatggaCAAATGGTATGGGAAGGTTTTGCAGATTTTCAACCATCAGATGTACATCGACAAGTTGGAATAGCATTCACAACACCTAAATATCATTCGTTAGAAGTGACAGAACCAGTCAAAGTGTTTATACAATTGTTTAGACCATCGGACAGAGCGTGCAGTGAACCATTGCCATTCTTTTTAACACCATTAGAATCAGGTAGACCATCATATTGGTCCTTAAGACGTCCATATACTAAAAAAGGAGCCTCAGCATTAAATGAGATATTTAATAGTATCTTGGCTGCTGATAAAAAGACagctaatgaaaataatttagttgaaATTGTACCAAATATTGTTGACAGGGAAGACGAGGAGAAACCAGATAATTTAATCAACGATCCTAATTTAAATGATGATTCCATTCAAATTGGTGATCAATGGAAAAGtcttaaagaaattgaaaacgaacatattattgaaaattggaaTAACATTTCTGATAGTCCTTTAGAAAACACTGAaccaaataataataacgaagaaaaatcattaaatgatCTCTTAAATCAAGTCGCGGAATTAGATGAAATTTACTCTGAATCACAAGCACGTTTATTGGATAATAATCCAATGGAAACGGACGCGAATcataatacacaaaattttatcaaaaattcgaaTCCAATGGATATAGataacgattttgatgatacAAATACTTATTCAAGTTTACAATTAGCTTTCAAAAATCCTATCGATATGTTAGATAAATTCGAGGAAAATATTATATCAGCTCAAAGTCCAGTCATTGAAATTGTTTCACAGAAACGAGAAAATGATTCGGAAAAATTACCACCTCTTCCACCAAAACGTGTGAAAAAGCTTGAGACACCACTATTAGGTCGTCCGTTATCACAAACAATATATTCTTCATCAAATAGTATTACGCTAAGCACGGAACAAGCGCAAAGTATATTAGGATCGAGTTCAAGCTTAATCGTTCGTAAACCGGTATCGCGATCAGCTTCATTTAATGTTGTACGAAATAAACCAGAATATTTGGCCCCACAAAAGAATTTACCACCGACGCCAAATAAACACAGTAGTACAACAACGTTACCTAATCCTAAGAAAAAgggattttttacaaaattattctcACGTCGGGGTAGTAAAGAAAAAAGTGTCTCGCGTACAAAACTCAAtacaaataatagtaatttaaatacACCAAATCGTGGTTCAGTTGCTAGCTTTAAATCATTACGGGATAGTTCAACTGCGGGTAATATTTCACTATCAGGTGGCCATATGAAAACGCTAACACCGAATAGTAAAGATACACCTGATGTTATTCACATATCATTAAAAGGTCCATTAAATAGTAATCCAGATTCACCTAGTGTAAACGATGCTTTAAACGAACCAAAAACTCCTACTTCAGATCAATTAAACTTAGATTTAACGGAAGCTGAACATTATGCTTTATATACAGCTGTTGCTCCGCATGCAACACAAAGTGAATTCGATGAGACTTCATGCTATTATGCGCCTGTCGAAGGGGGTAAAATAATGtcttaa
- the LOC123296653 gene encoding embryonic polarity protein dorsal-like isoform X2: MNKFNNLSNGTGGCDIHLSDVIEVIENNDPSFNKLTEGAGNNLDKNKMSKAYVEIVEQPASKAMRFRYECEGRSAGSIPGQNSTSENKTFPTIRVVGYEGKAVVVVSCVTKDKPYKPHPHNLVGKEGCKKGVCTIEIPTDTMTVTFSNLGIRCVKKRDIESALQTREEIRVDPFRTGFAHRNQASSIDLNAVRLCFQVFLSTDGKSFTCPLPPVVSEPIFDKKAMSDLAIFQLSTDYSSVAGGQKVLLFCEKVTKDDINVRFYEEKNGQMVWEGFADFQPSDVHRQVGIAFTTPKYHSLEVTEPVKVFIQLFRPSDRACSEPLPFFLTPLESGRPSYWSLRRPYTKKGASALNEIFNSILAADKKTANENNLVEIVPNIVDREDEEKPDNLINDPNLNDDSIQIGDQWKSLKEIENEHIIENWNNISDSPLENTEPNNNNEEKSLNDLLNQVAELDEIYSESQARLLDNNPMETDANHNTQNFIKNSNPMDIDNDFDDTNTYSSLQLAFKNPIDMLDKFEENIISAQSPVIEIVSQKRENDSEKLPPLPPKRVKKLETPLLGRPLSQTIYSSSNSITLSTEQAQSILGSSSSLIVRKPVSRSASFNVVRNKPEYLAPQKNLPPTPNKHSSTTTLPNPKKKGFFTKLFSRRGSKEKSVSRTKLNTNNSNLNTPNRGSVASFKSLRDSSTAGNISLSGGHMKTLTPNSKDTPDVIHISLKGPLNSNPDSPSVNDALNEPKTPTSDQLNLDLTEAEHYALYTAVAPHATQSEFDETSCYYAPVEGGKIMS; the protein is encoded by the exons ACGGCACAGGCGGCTGTGATATTCATCTAAGCGATGTCA ttgAAGTCATTGAAAATAACGATCCAAGCTTCAATAAATTAACTGAAGGTGCGGGCAATAATctagataaaaacaaaatgtctAAGGCATACGTAGAAATAGTTGAACAACCTGCATCAAAAGCTATGCGATTTCGTTATGAATGTGAAGGACGATCAGCAGGCTCAATACCAGGACAAAATAGTACatcagaaaataaaacatttcccACGATACGAGTTGTAGGATATGAGGGAAAAGCTGTAGTTGTAGTATCATGTGTCACAAAAGATAAACCATACAA accaCATCCTCATAACTTAGTTGGCAAAGAAGGATGTAAAAAAGGCGTATGTACAATTGAAATACCCACAGACACAATGACAGTAACATTTTCAAATCTTGGTATTAGATGTGTTAAAAAACGTGATATTGAATCGGCGTTACAAACACGAGAAGAAATTCGTGTAGATCCATTTCGAA ctGGATTCGCTCATCGAAATCAAGCATCATCAATAGATTTAAATGCTGTTCGATTATGCTTTCAAGTATTTTTAAGTACGGATGGAAAGTCTTTTACGTGTCCTCTACCACCAGTCGTTAGTGAACCTATTTTCGATAAGAAAGCTATGTCAGACTTAGCTATATTTCAGTTAAGTACTGATTATAGTTCGGTAGCTGGTGGACAAAAAGTACTTCTTTTTTGTGAAAAA GTAACAAAAGATGACATTAATGTAcgattttatgaagaaaaaaatggaCAAATGGTATGGGAAGGTTTTGCAGATTTTCAACCATCAGATGTACATCGACAAGTTGGAATAGCATTCACAACACCTAAATATCATTCGTTAGAAGTGACAGAACCAGTCAAAGTGTTTATACAATTGTTTAGACCATCGGACAGAGCGTGCAGTGAACCATTGCCATTCTTTTTAACACCATTAGAATCAGGTAGACCATCATATTGGTCCTTAAGACGTCCATATACTAAAAAAGGAGCCTCAGCATTAAATGAGATATTTAATAGTATCTTGGCTGCTGATAAAAAGACagctaatgaaaataatttagttgaaATTGTACCAAATATTGTTGACAGGGAAGACGAGGAGAAACCAGATAATTTAATCAACGATCCTAATTTAAATGATGATTCCATTCAAATTGGTGATCAATGGAAAAGtcttaaagaaattgaaaacgaacatattattgaaaattggaaTAACATTTCTGATAGTCCTTTAGAAAACACTGAaccaaataataataacgaagaaaaatcattaaatgatCTCTTAAATCAAGTCGCGGAATTAGATGAAATTTACTCTGAATCACAAGCACGTTTATTGGATAATAATCCAATGGAAACGGACGCGAATcataatacacaaaattttatcaaaaattcgaaTCCAATGGATATAGataacgattttgatgatacAAATACTTATTCAAGTTTACAATTAGCTTTCAAAAATCCTATCGATATGTTAGATAAATTCGAGGAAAATATTATATCAGCTCAAAGTCCAGTCATTGAAATTGTTTCACAGAAACGAGAAAATGATTCGGAAAAATTACCACCTCTTCCACCAAAACGTGTGAAAAAGCTTGAGACACCACTATTAGGTCGTCCGTTATCACAAACAATATATTCTTCATCAAATAGTATTACGCTAAGCACGGAACAAGCGCAAAGTATATTAGGATCGAGTTCAAGCTTAATCGTTCGTAAACCGGTATCGCGATCAGCTTCATTTAATGTTGTACGAAATAAACCAGAATATTTGGCCCCACAAAAGAATTTACCACCGACGCCAAATAAACACAGTAGTACAACAACGTTACCTAATCCTAAGAAAAAgggattttttacaaaattattctcACGTCGGGGTAGTAAAGAAAAAAGTGTCTCGCGTACAAAACTCAAtacaaataatagtaatttaaatacACCAAATCGTGGTTCAGTTGCTAGCTTTAAATCATTACGGGATAGTTCAACTGCGGGTAATATTTCACTATCAGGTGGCCATATGAAAACGCTAACACCGAATAGTAAAGATACACCTGATGTTATTCACATATCATTAAAAGGTCCATTAAATAGTAATCCAGATTCACCTAGTGTAAACGATGCTTTAAACGAACCAAAAACTCCTACTTCAGATCAATTAAACTTAGATTTAACGGAAGCTGAACATTATGCTTTATATACAGCTGTTGCTCCGCATGCAACACAAAGTGAATTCGATGAGACTTCATGCTATTATGCGCCTGTCGAAGGGGGTAAAATAATGtcttaa
- the LOC123296653 gene encoding embryonic polarity protein dorsal-like isoform X1 → MAPNDFSYKIKKHNGTGGCDIHLSDVIEVIENNDPSFNKLTEGAGNNLDKNKMSKAYVEIVEQPASKAMRFRYECEGRSAGSIPGQNSTSENKTFPTIRVVGYEGKAVVVVSCVTKDKPYKPHPHNLVGKEGCKKGVCTIEIPTDTMTVTFSNLGIRCVKKRDIESALQTREEIRVDPFRTGFAHRNQASSIDLNAVRLCFQVFLSTDGKSFTCPLPPVVSEPIFDKKAMSDLAIFQLSTDYSSVAGGQKVLLFCEKVTKDDINVRFYEEKNGQMVWEGFADFQPSDVHRQVGIAFTTPKYHSLEVTEPVKVFIQLFRPSDRACSEPLPFFLTPLESGRPSYWSLRRPYTKKGASALNEIFNSILAADKKTANENNLVEIVPNIVDREDEEKPDNLINDPNLNDDSIQIGDQWKSLKEIENEHIIENWNNISDSPLENTEPNNNNEEKSLNDLLNQVAELDEIYSESQARLLDNNPMETDANHNTQNFIKNSNPMDIDNDFDDTNTYSSLQLAFKNPIDMLDKFEENIISAQSPVIEIVSQKRENDSEKLPPLPPKRVKKLETPLLGRPLSQTIYSSSNSITLSTEQAQSILGSSSSLIVRKPVSRSASFNVVRNKPEYLAPQKNLPPTPNKHSSTTTLPNPKKKGFFTKLFSRRGSKEKSVSRTKLNTNNSNLNTPNRGSVASFKSLRDSSTAGNISLSGGHMKTLTPNSKDTPDVIHISLKGPLNSNPDSPSVNDALNEPKTPTSDQLNLDLTEAEHYALYTAVAPHATQSEFDETSCYYAPVEGGKIMS, encoded by the exons ACGGCACAGGCGGCTGTGATATTCATCTAAGCGATGTCA ttgAAGTCATTGAAAATAACGATCCAAGCTTCAATAAATTAACTGAAGGTGCGGGCAATAATctagataaaaacaaaatgtctAAGGCATACGTAGAAATAGTTGAACAACCTGCATCAAAAGCTATGCGATTTCGTTATGAATGTGAAGGACGATCAGCAGGCTCAATACCAGGACAAAATAGTACatcagaaaataaaacatttcccACGATACGAGTTGTAGGATATGAGGGAAAAGCTGTAGTTGTAGTATCATGTGTCACAAAAGATAAACCATACAA accaCATCCTCATAACTTAGTTGGCAAAGAAGGATGTAAAAAAGGCGTATGTACAATTGAAATACCCACAGACACAATGACAGTAACATTTTCAAATCTTGGTATTAGATGTGTTAAAAAACGTGATATTGAATCGGCGTTACAAACACGAGAAGAAATTCGTGTAGATCCATTTCGAA ctGGATTCGCTCATCGAAATCAAGCATCATCAATAGATTTAAATGCTGTTCGATTATGCTTTCAAGTATTTTTAAGTACGGATGGAAAGTCTTTTACGTGTCCTCTACCACCAGTCGTTAGTGAACCTATTTTCGATAAGAAAGCTATGTCAGACTTAGCTATATTTCAGTTAAGTACTGATTATAGTTCGGTAGCTGGTGGACAAAAAGTACTTCTTTTTTGTGAAAAA GTAACAAAAGATGACATTAATGTAcgattttatgaagaaaaaaatggaCAAATGGTATGGGAAGGTTTTGCAGATTTTCAACCATCAGATGTACATCGACAAGTTGGAATAGCATTCACAACACCTAAATATCATTCGTTAGAAGTGACAGAACCAGTCAAAGTGTTTATACAATTGTTTAGACCATCGGACAGAGCGTGCAGTGAACCATTGCCATTCTTTTTAACACCATTAGAATCAGGTAGACCATCATATTGGTCCTTAAGACGTCCATATACTAAAAAAGGAGCCTCAGCATTAAATGAGATATTTAATAGTATCTTGGCTGCTGATAAAAAGACagctaatgaaaataatttagttgaaATTGTACCAAATATTGTTGACAGGGAAGACGAGGAGAAACCAGATAATTTAATCAACGATCCTAATTTAAATGATGATTCCATTCAAATTGGTGATCAATGGAAAAGtcttaaagaaattgaaaacgaacatattattgaaaattggaaTAACATTTCTGATAGTCCTTTAGAAAACACTGAaccaaataataataacgaagaaaaatcattaaatgatCTCTTAAATCAAGTCGCGGAATTAGATGAAATTTACTCTGAATCACAAGCACGTTTATTGGATAATAATCCAATGGAAACGGACGCGAATcataatacacaaaattttatcaaaaattcgaaTCCAATGGATATAGataacgattttgatgatacAAATACTTATTCAAGTTTACAATTAGCTTTCAAAAATCCTATCGATATGTTAGATAAATTCGAGGAAAATATTATATCAGCTCAAAGTCCAGTCATTGAAATTGTTTCACAGAAACGAGAAAATGATTCGGAAAAATTACCACCTCTTCCACCAAAACGTGTGAAAAAGCTTGAGACACCACTATTAGGTCGTCCGTTATCACAAACAATATATTCTTCATCAAATAGTATTACGCTAAGCACGGAACAAGCGCAAAGTATATTAGGATCGAGTTCAAGCTTAATCGTTCGTAAACCGGTATCGCGATCAGCTTCATTTAATGTTGTACGAAATAAACCAGAATATTTGGCCCCACAAAAGAATTTACCACCGACGCCAAATAAACACAGTAGTACAACAACGTTACCTAATCCTAAGAAAAAgggattttttacaaaattattctcACGTCGGGGTAGTAAAGAAAAAAGTGTCTCGCGTACAAAACTCAAtacaaataatagtaatttaaatacACCAAATCGTGGTTCAGTTGCTAGCTTTAAATCATTACGGGATAGTTCAACTGCGGGTAATATTTCACTATCAGGTGGCCATATGAAAACGCTAACACCGAATAGTAAAGATACACCTGATGTTATTCACATATCATTAAAAGGTCCATTAAATAGTAATCCAGATTCACCTAGTGTAAACGATGCTTTAAACGAACCAAAAACTCCTACTTCAGATCAATTAAACTTAGATTTAACGGAAGCTGAACATTATGCTTTATATACAGCTGTTGCTCCGCATGCAACACAAAGTGAATTCGATGAGACTTCATGCTATTATGCGCCTGTCGAAGGGGGTAAAATAATGtcttaa